The sequence GGACGGTCCAATGACACCCTGCCGACGGGCAAAGCACAATGTTCTTCGCAAGTCCGGAAAGGGACACGAACCGGGAGTCATCGGACTGCGTCGTAGACGGTCGGAGGGTGAGGACCAGGGTCCGGCCCGCCGGTCGTCGCCCGTCCGTTCATTCGGAATTAACGAAAAACAGGGAACCGCACCGGGCGCTCCCGCGTCGAAGTGGAATTGTCGTGAAACGGGGACGTCCCGCCGGGTCCGGCCGAGCGGCCGGTCCCGACGGGACGGAGAATGCGGAATGTGCGTCAGGTCACGCTGCCCTGCGCGTCGAACATCGCCTTGACGGCGTCGTCGAAGTACGACGCCCGGTTCACGCCGTTCCCGTCGATCGTGCTCATCACGCCGTCGGTCTGGCCGAGCCCGGTGGTGTTGTTGAAGCTCATGATCCAGGGGCCGCCGCTGGAGCCGCCGTTGAAGTTGCAGCCGAGCGCGATCGTGTAGTTCCCGCCGTCGTACGTGGTGCCCTGGCACCACTGCTGGATCTCACCGTTGTTCGCGTTCACCGGGTACCCGAGAATGGTCACCGCGACGTTCTTCGGCCAGTTCCAGTTCAGGCCGTTGCCGCCGACGACGTTCACGAGCTTGTTCCCGTTGAGCGGCCACGTCGTCACCATGCCGACGTCGCGCTGGAGGTCGCTGCTGCTGATCCAGGAGTTGAACGTCCGGAACTGCTTGGCCGCGAACGTGCCGAACGGCCGCGAACCGCTGCGGTAGCGGGGCACGAACGTCCAGTTCGTCACCCAATTGCCGCCCGCGCCCTCGTGGACGCAGTGCCCGGCGGTGATGACGAGCTGCTTGGACGGGCTGTTGAGCGCGCTCCCCGAGCACATCCAGTCGCCGCCGCTCGGCTTGTGGAAGTAGACCTTGCCGACCACGGCCGACTCGGTGATGGCCGCCGCGAGCTTGAGGTTCCCGCCCGCCATCTTGTTGGCCGCCGACGCGATGGCCTTGGCCGACGGCGACGAGCCCGCCTTCCCGGTCGGCGCGGCCTGCGCCGACACCTTGCCGCCGCGCGCCTTCGGCGCGGGCATGGGACGGGCGGCCTTCATCCGCGCCGCCGTCCAGTACTTGGAGACCTTCGCCGCGGCGGTGGCGCTGTTGACGGCGCCGCCGTCCGACAGCCGGGCCGTGCTCGCGCTCGTCGCGGCGGTCTTCGCCGGGGCCGCCGGGACGGCCGGCGCGGCGTTGGCCGCGGACGCCGTCGCGGCGGCGAGCACCGCCGCCGTGGCCGACGCCATGATCAGTCTGAGGGGGGACCGCATGCGGACCTCAATTCCTGGGGTTCTCGCTGACGACTTTCATGAGACGGCAGTGCCGCAAAAACGGCAATCTAGGACAGACGTCCGTAAGAGGTCAGCGTC comes from Actinomadura rubteroloni and encodes:
- a CDS encoding trypsin-like serine peptidase — protein: MRSPLRLIMASATAAVLAAATASAANAAPAVPAAPAKTAATSASTARLSDGGAVNSATAAAKVSKYWTAARMKAARPMPAPKARGGKVSAQAAPTGKAGSSPSAKAIASAANKMAGGNLKLAAAITESAVVGKVYFHKPSGGDWMCSGSALNSPSKQLVITAGHCVHEGAGGNWVTNWTFVPRYRSGSRPFGTFAAKQFRTFNSWISSSDLQRDVGMVTTWPLNGNKLVNVVGGNGLNWNWPKNVAVTILGYPVNANNGEIQQWCQGTTYDGGNYTIALGCNFNGGSSGGPWIMSFNNTTGLGQTDGVMSTIDGNGVNRASYFDDAVKAMFDAQGSVT